The region TCACCGGTTACCACGTCCAAATCACGGCGCGATCTGATACCGACCTCGAACCTGAAGCCATCGTGAAAAAGGTTGCGGATGCCTCGGGTGCTAAATACTCGGCTGGGTCCGCCCCGGCCCCTGCTACGGCGGCAGCGCCACCGCCGGTTGCCAAGAAGCCCGTCTTCACTCCGACTACCTCGACTTCCGGCACCTCCTTCAATCCCCTCGTCGCGGCCCGCAATCGCAGACAAGATAATACCGATGATGACGGCTGGGGAGCAGACGCCCCTCCCGTTTCCCGCACTCAGATCGAAAAGGTGGCGCCCGCCTACAAGCCAATCAAGGTTGATATTGCTGGTCTGAGGAAGAACCCCGACGAGTCCCGCCACAGCACTCCCTCTCAATCCGATGATCAGGCTCGCGATATTGTTAAGGGTGGGTATCAGCCCGTGGGAAGAGTTGATGTGGCCGCCTTGCGGGCTCAGGCAAAGCAGGATGACCGGCCTGCCGTGGTAAGGGGTGCCTATGAACCCGTGGGAAAGGTCGACATCGCCGCCATTCGTGCCAAAACTCAGCGTCCAGTAGAAGCATCAGAGGAGCCATCAGCACCAAAGTCTCTTGCCGAGCGCAGTGCTGCCTTTGCTCAATCGGAACGTCTTACAGAGCTGCCCAAACCCAAGGTCGCCAAGAAGTTTGGCAGTACTCCCTTTACTGGGACCAAAGCACCCACGCCATCCGGCTTCGGGGCGGCATCTGTTCCAGCGCCTTCACCGGTTGGCGCCGCCAGCCGCACATTTGCCGACCAGGGGGGCAAAACACCGGCCCAGCTGtgggcggagaagaaggctaAGCAAGGTGGATCAATCTCGTCGGCATCGCCTGGGCCTGCTCCCGAAATCACGGCTCAAAAGAGCGGCAGCGAGTGGAAGAGCGGATACGCAGGCAAGAGCTGGGCTCCTGTCAGTACGACCAACTTTGGACGCGGCGGGGTGGAGAAGCATGCGACTGGCGGTAGTGGTACTGAGCGCTCACAGCCCGAAGCCGAGCCCGAGACAGCCGCGCCTTCCCCCGGTGGCATCACAGCACTGCGCGATAGGTTCAAGGACCAACCGCCCATTGGCGTCTCTTCACGATCTGCGCCagctgaagaggaggccgcgccgccgccaccacctcagGCAAGCCGACCTGCCGGAGGGTTTGCCCTCCCTGGTCTCCCATCCAGACTAGCCCCagcggaggaagaggaggaggaggagcagcaagACCCTCCCGTCCCATCTCGGAACTACGAAGAACGCGACCCCTCTCCTGTGCGCATTGCGGTGCCGGTTGCACGCAGTT is a window of Podospora pseudopauciseta strain CBS 411.78 chromosome 1, whole genome shotgun sequence DNA encoding:
- the ABP1 gene encoding actin binding protein (COG:Z; EggNog:ENOG503NUCT) gives rise to the protein MSSLNLSTNGVAIKNSYQGVINGTLSSTSPTAARWALFTVQAPLLNVFQNTGSKESVLKVEATGEGELADLIEDFNEGRIQFAFVRVKDPNSGLPKNVFIAWCGGGVPERTKGYFTSHVAAVSKVLTGYHVQITARSDTDLEPEAIVKKVADASGAKYSAGSAPAPATAAAPPPVAKKPVFTPTTSTSGTSFNPLVAARNRRQDNTDDDGWGADAPPVSRTQIEKVAPAYKPIKVDIAGLRKNPDESRHSTPSQSDDQARDIVKGGYQPVGRVDVAALRAQAKQDDRPAVVRGAYEPVGKVDIAAIRAKTQRPVEASEEPSAPKSLAERSAAFAQSERLTELPKPKVAKKFGSTPFTGTKAPTPSGFGAASVPAPSPVGAASRTFADQGGKTPAQLWAEKKAKQGGSISSASPGPAPEITAQKSGSEWKSGYAGKSWAPVSTTNFGRGGVEKHATGGSGTERSQPEAEPETAAPSPGGITALRDRFKDQPPIGVSSRSAPAEEEAAPPPPPQASRPAGGFALPGLPSRLAPAEEEEEEEQQDPPVPSRNYEERDPSPVRIAVPVARSSVPDLEPPVEALPPRPVPVPEEIPREEDLPAEEDAYDPRAAAATVAAVASDTTRPGGAAPQSNTDGGLRAVVLFDYEKAEDNELELRENEIISNIDKVDPDWWMGTDAQGRSGLFPCNYVEILEADVAAPVPSAPAPVPAPAPAPGPSYASAPDSKSEYGVGSGPTATAQFDYEAAEDNELSFPEGATITNLDFPDEDWWFGHYKGASGLFPANYVELDQKP